The following coding sequences lie in one Rutidosis leptorrhynchoides isolate AG116_Rl617_1_P2 chromosome 6, CSIRO_AGI_Rlap_v1, whole genome shotgun sequence genomic window:
- the LOC139855547 gene encoding protein SRC2-like: MECRTLDLTINYANDLRQVRRIFKMKVYAKVFDLSSDTIYIDDMERIQVLINGIDTTEKRTPVDKHGQTNPAWNYTMKYVVGDSSVEHYGTVLVIKLYCKRKLGDRYIGEVHKSLKDLYEYACTTGGSAVVCYPVLKGSIESQGQLCFSYRFGDKVSIEKLMLADSIASFLLTDSSSIA, from the exons ATGGAGTGCAGAACATTGGACTTAACAATCAATTATGCCAATGATTTAAGACAAGTTAGAAGAATTTTCAAAATGAAAGTTTACGCCAAGGTATTTGATCTTTCCTCAG ACACTATCTACATTGATGATATGGAACGGATTCAGGTACTAATCAACGGTATTGATACAACGGAGAAACGGACCCCAGTGGATAAACACGGGCAAACCAATCCTGCATGGAACTACACAATGAAGTACGTGGTAGGTGATTCATCAGTCGAGCACTATGGTACAGTGCTCGTGATCAAACTATATTGTAAGCGTAAGCTTGGGGATCGATACATAGGAGAAGTTCATAAATCGTTAAAAGATCTTTATGAGTATGCGTGTACAACGGGTGGTAGCGCAGTAGTTTGTTACCCTGTACTAAAAGGCTCAATCGAGTCACAAGGACAACTTTGTTTCTCGTATAGGTTCGGCGATAAAGTCTCTATCGAAAAGCTAATGCTCGCAGATAGTATTGCATCCTTTTTGTTAACCGATTCTAGTAGCATAGCATGA